Below is a window of Vanacampus margaritifer isolate UIUO_Vmar chromosome 11, RoL_Vmar_1.0, whole genome shotgun sequence DNA.
AAAGTGGGAAGATGGTGGCTAAAAATTagcgatgggaaaatgaagcttaatgaagcacttgcgatatttttttttactcctctagatggtgctcttggtttagagATGAAGGCTCGCGCAAtgataattgattacatttgcccTGCATCTTGaatccaagagtgccatctagaggagtcaaaaaatatcacaagtgcttcatgaagcttcatttgcccatcaCTCCTAAAAATGTCAAGAAATATCTATTGAAAAAGGAACTAAGTCATGTGTGACATTATGATCTCGGCCTTGTGCCGAGAgcgtgtgattgtgtgtgcatGGGCGACCATGTGGAGCTGCTTCTCTCTGactaaaatggcaaaataaaagacatttattATCACAGCTTGTCCAAGGTTCTTTTCGCCAGGCAAACAAACTTTGAAATTGGTGTCTTATGGCCCTCTCTCATGTAGCCTGTTTGCACGGCATTTATCATCGGAAAGCGTTCCATTTTGCTGTGTGCATTTAATTCACCCTTTGAGAAAGTGCGGGCCCGGTTGAAACGATCAGAAACGGTCTCTGTGAACAATGGCTCGGTAATGAGCTGGGCTCTGCTCGGGCGAGATCGACGGTGCGGCATGTGTCTGAAGTCACTGGACTGAAAATGTTAGCAGCGATAAGAAgcggagggtgggggggggggggggggggtgggggggaaataaatgCGGTAAGACAGCGAGGCTGAGGGGGCCGTGCAGGCATCGAGCGAGACAAAGCGAGTTTGATTGTAATGTAAAGGTTATAATAGGGGAGACGTAATTAGTGAGACTGAGAAAGATAGCAAGCAAAGTCATTTCAAAGCTTTCAGTGAGTGTTGTTGGCTCAAGCTTCTTGCCACTTCCTGGTTGATTATTACCAGTCAGTAAAGATTagattaataataacatttattcaacaaagtgaaaatgctaaaaaaaaaaaaaaaaggagaaaaaaaagcttaaaaaaaacaacaaaaaaacattttaatgtaattgtaaacaatgtttacttagCTAATTTTCAAACGTAGgccaaatgctttaaaaaaaaaaaaaaaaaaagcattatttttAGACAATACCACGTGGgattattggaaaaaaatgctatatttttagtatgggtattaaaaaaaatcgattcggcaatatatcgcgatattacagcgcacaattctcgcatcgattcaatatgcagctgaataaaattttaaagatctatttttttatggaaatatttaacaaaatgtcttaattagagttagggttcatcttttaagcatggaagaatgttatattaatggaacattaagctttaaaatttgatttgtttgtttgttaaatacggtgGACCACAGTTTACAAGCCTGacgtacattttcatacaaatcttacagtgtacatgaacaagtttattgattaatattttctaaatttgattaaaataataattgatatatagatttgtatcaggattaattggtatcaaatcgaatcgttaCTTCTGAATCGTGATTCGGaagctactaggcaattcacacccctaatttttagtattTAGCCTACAAGCAGGTTCAAACTTATTTTcaagtacgttcgaacataTATTAATACGTTCGAGGGTGTttaagagtaaaaaaatgcatgtttagAATAGGTAAAATTCGAACATACTGCCAATTTTTTTGAACACGCTTATAGGCTAAATGtaacaaacatagcatattttcccataatgcaacgGGGTGCTCAAGTCAATACCCGGtcgcattatgggaaaaaaatgccaaacctaaataatgcactgcagacattaataaatcataaaagttaCAGATGTATTGGTATCTTGTGGGCCAAATGCTTAAGTAATACCCCGTAGCAtcatgggaaaatatgctatgtttgtagcatttagcctccaAGTACGTTTTAATGTATTCAGTTTGAACTTCACCAACTGAAACCATTTTTGAAGGTCAACTTATTTCTACCATGAGTTATGTGCACCTTTTAAaatcacaaaacacacaagtcAAGAATCACGTGTATGTAATTTAATCATATCATAGGTCCATTTAAAGACatgcttaataataataataataataataatgataataacaacaacaacaacagaaatgaTGGCAATAAGGTGAATCAGTATCTCTTCACAGGCTCATGTCTGTTTCcctctttcaaaaaaaataaaataaatcatcacTTTAACATTTAAGAACACAATTCCAAAAATATCTACTGCACCAGaaaataattgctgaaaaaaaaaactgatctaCAAGACCATGGCGTAAACATGACGACAGCGAAcgttcattacatttaaaaagtatttgcaTCATGATATCTACAATGAGTGTTCCCTCAAACGGGTCCTGCAGGAGGTGCAGAGTGACAAagtgacagatttttttccccacagaaTTTCATTTGAGCAATTCAATATGTTCATAAATTCAAATAAGTTCATTTGACTGCGATTGTAAAACAAGCATGATGTCAAATGGGAAATGCAAAATTGTGGAAATGCCTTTATGTCTTTTCAAAGCCCTTTTCCTGGAAAGTTTAAACAGAGACAATAACGACACAAGACACCTGAAGGAGAAAAGACAAAGGATGAGGAAGGACAATGAAGCAAATGTAATAAGTTCAACATATCCTGCTGGCAAAAAAATTGTACGAAATATTCCTGTATCGGtgtgatgtaaaaataaataaattaactagCGTTTTGTTAACTAGTGTGAGAATAATGAATGTATGTCAAAATAAAACcttttcgtgtttttttttttttttgggtgttgtgAAAACCGTCTAATTTGAAAAGTAATATCATGTGATCTACTACAAAACTGTCACGAGAACACATGTCACATAGACACACtgacacaatgaaaacacaaaacgaTCGTGCATGAAAGGGGTAACAGTGCACGTGCACCCCTCAAACCAGTGCAAGGCCTGCCAACTTGAACAAAACCACAACATACGTTGTGGCACTTCGGTATTAAAGTCATTgcaatccgttttttttttttcaaacatctaCAAGATGTCCACAAAAATAgatacaaattaaattttggagccatttaaatatatatatgtaaaattgaGCTGTGGCTGCTTGTTTCACGGCCCAACAATTAAAGTAACAATAATAAAGCCAATACAAAGTTAAAATAAGACGGTCAAAATGATGCATTCTGAAGATTCACCACACAAATATACACGGCGATCCCATTTGTAAACGATAGAGGGCGCCATTGCAATTGCTTCCATCGCTGTCTCATCAAGAACCACATTTGCGCGTCTTCGTCACCGTCGTGATGGTACTCATGGTATTTATAAGAATTATGGTAtttacagatgtttttttttttttttttaaaagtaaaataaacaaaaaacatcatataattacatttacatacattgGGAGAGACACCCCCCTGACTTTAGCCAATGTTTGGTACAATCCATCATTTGCCAAAgggcttgtgtgtgcgtgtgtgtgtgcgtgcacgaaCACTGTAGCACATGATTTCATTACATGTTCACTGTTGTGTGTGGTCTGCCTTGAGAACACAACATGATCAGCGGGGTCAGTATATCCTGTAACAACTGCTGCTAGTGTGCTTGTGAAGAGAGCTTTGCTGTGGTCTTGAACAGGAGACAGGGAATGGTGAGAGACGTTTCCACTTGAGAATAAATTGAAATAGGAAAGATGATGGAGTGGTTTCTGTCTATAAAGCAGAAATAAGTATTTCGATGTGACACCTAGaactcaaaataaattaaattggtAGCTTTTTAGGAGACAATGATGGTGTAGTGGTAAATAAGActtttatgttgaaaaaaaaaaaagacaaaagagtgACTTGTTGCAAATAACCTCCACGGGAAAACCTTCAGCAGAGACATCAGCTTCCCTAAAAGTCACTCAATGTGACTTCTTGGGCCAAaatccaaagtaaaaaaaaaagcatgacagTTGACATGCAGTTCCTGTTCCTGccaacaccttttttttgtaattgagtGTTTTTTGGAAGTATCCACACATTTCCAGGCTTCAGATACGAACCGGCGCTCCGGAAGGCGCCGTGAGGGGCACTTGAGAGCCACAGTCATAGTCGAGTTCAGCCATCCGGGAGCGGCTCATCATTCGACTGTGGGAGTACGCTCGTCTGTCTGTTTGCCTGTCCCTGAAATTGCGGATGTAACTCTGCGCacagaaacaaaaagtggagtgAGGACACAACAGGCACACGAGATAAAAACAAGATGACAACACTCAGAAAAGCTTTCTAACAAGGTCAAACCGGTGTAATAATTGCCGCTGTCTTTCCTGGAAATTTCACAATAACGAGCTAGCAGAAAATGCCACACTAAGGTTGAACTTTTATTAccttttatatataaaaattagagatgtcaaaattagggcaattaatgaccgccccttacttggaaagcttgtactgggggaattccagtccacgtcaaaatttatcagtaataaatttaaaaataatgcatttgctCGTGGAGACTGggggtcaagttatattttacacgtttaaaaatgtgcagaatttcacaagttacttcatgttaaagattagataagccaatgtcttacaaatgcaattatgccatctagtggcagaaaaataacctcaacacaaatcattatcacacttgtttttttttctcacagtactgtacatatttttaattttacctcaattttatgaattattgtaaattactgtatcaatgactaaaatatgcagcaatatttctattagtttaacattctttccacttttatgttaacaagagtatgaacaattaggaaaaaaaaattacattttattgtacatttagaacagatacaaaatttgagATTTGGGATTTTATATTATTCTATTGtgctgagatttaaaaaaaaaataagtgacttTTATGCCCTTTTCACTCTTTTACTCTAAATTTAGTGATGTTCCCCACCTTTTATCCGCATTTCTGCATTTCCTTTCCAACGGATTGAAAGCGTtaggtttatttttatgtttttacttAAAAGTGGAGCCTAGTTGACTGTTAAAATGAAAACTCCAGCAGGAGTGCTCTGTAAAATCTCAATTTAAATTTGCAGCCTCTTCAGAATTAAGGTTGCGTTTCTATTTTGGTTGCCTGGCAACATCAAGgagaaaacaacaaacaattacCTCATTGCTCTAAAAGggtaaacagatttttttttttttaaaaaacccaCACATCTCTGCAACTACAGTTCTTACCGGCGAAAGCACGTCTCCTTCAAAGCGCTTTTTGGGGTTGGGCTTGCGATGGAAACCTGGCTCAGTCTGAGGGGGCGGGACTTTGGGTGGTTGCGTGTTTCGGGCTACGTGATGGGAGTGAGATGTCCCCGGGTGGTGGTACTGCTGGTGGTGAAGGCTGTTGGCCTTCTGCTTTTGGCCGCTCTTCTGGTTctgttgtttcttcttcttcttgttctcaTTCTCCTTTTTGAGCCTCTCTTCTCGCTGCCGGATGCGCATGAGCTGCACCCGCCTCTGTTGTCGACTCAAAACCACTACGGAAGATAATCAGGGAGAATGATGTTCATTTCCTGAGGAAGTGGTTgtgaaaacaataacaacacattttaaaagcatttcatgctaaaaaaattgtgagtgtGCATTTGTAACTCtcatttttgaaaacaaaaaaaatctctgctGCACCCGCCATTGTTGTctacttaaagtggaagtcaaccttaaacattttttgacaataatgttatatatgACATCActagaagatgacatcacagttgctcaggtctcatgtagcaaaccaatcacagctcagcttcagaaaacaggtgagctgtgattggtcgttgccagagccctgagcaactgtgatgtcatcttcagtcgacagcaagtggcaaaatggccgccccctgagatggataaaaatggttggattttgcttcataactcataatccacaaatgtaatattaatcagaatgtcatatttagactagtgataatgataacattttatcgttaagaaatgtttaaggttgactttcactttaaaaCCACTATGGAATATAATCAGGAAGTAATTTCCTGAAGAAGTGGATGTGAATACATAAACCCGTTTTAACGCATTTAATGCTAAATATTGTTGGTTTGCATTTGTAACtcaattttgaaacaaaaaatctctCGAAAgtcatcttgaaaaaaaaaatcttcattgcTTACTACTGAGCTTAATATGTGGGGATGCAGCGCAATGATGATGCAATAATGTCTAATCAGCCCCTCTGAACATCACAAAACtcttgcgtgtgtttttgttgtccattgttttgcttttctttgtgTGAGCGCTTGGATAACGAGGCACCATCTGCCAGAGAATTGCTTCATGAAACCCCCATTTTCTTTTCCTCAGCTAACCCTCTGTGGAGCCTCTGGCCAAATGCCACTTattgtgtctgtctgtgtgtcttTATGAAGACCAGCGAGAGAATACAATGTCCTCGGAAGTATAGAAAAATaagccaataaaaaaataagactgaAGAGGAAGACGAGCCAATTACGTTGGAACAGATCACTAGTGTGCCGCACGTAGTTCAATGGCAACCATGTGATTTTTCTCACTGGCCCACTTCAGTGCCCCGTTTACCCAGTATGCACCAGTTCAGACCCCTGCGACCCCCTCTTTCCTCACACCTGCTCCCATTGCACCATCCCCCCTTTCGTCCCCATTCTCTGAGCATGAAAGCGATCAAACCAAGTAATGtgctttttaaaacaacatCTAATGATTAAGGTTGtcaagtgatctttttttttttttaaatcataataaaccacatgacttcaatagttaactcacgattaattacaaattttatatctgttctaaatatacaataaaatgtacaataaaagttttcatactcttggtaacataaaagtgggaaaaatgttaaacaaatagaaatatggctgcatcttttagtcattgatacagtaatttcataataattcataaaattgagttaaaattaaaattaaattaaaaagatgtactgtactgtgctATCTAAtcttaacatgaagtaacttgtgagaTTCTGCatagttttaaaattgtaaaatacaacttgaccctagtCTCCACGAACATATGCATTatcattaaatgtattactgcaaaatttttcatgtggtctgctgcgttgcaactggaattcccccagtacaggttttcaagtaaggggcggtcattaattaagttaattagttaaaaaaatttgtggaattaaaggaactttaaactaACTGAAAATTAAcgtactaattttgacacccctaatatatatatatatatatatatatatatatatatatattaactccGCCTTCGTCGTCATAGTAACGCAAAGTCACACTTGGCTGTTTTCCTTTTATTGCTTATCCATCCCTGCACATggacaaacaatacaaaatatgcaaAGTGGAAGCCAGATAGCAGCATGCCCAAACTCCCAAACCCTCCCAACTCCCAAAATTCCGATGTATCACTCCTGTGCATGAGTTTGCTTATCAGTGCAGAAGGGGTTGATGAGCACTTGGCTTGTTCCTATTAAGAAGTCATGTTTTCCTCAGGATTCTATTGTGTAGTTGAAAGCAAAAAAGGTCTTTTTCCCTTCcacttttctcatttttcaAAAGAGCCTGACAAAGCTTCATCATTCTTCTGACTGGAAGCTATTACAGCCAATTGTCAAATCCTGTTTTTGAAGGCCAAGTGTGACATTGACTTCTCCGCGGTTGCTGTGTGagtgctaaataaatgaatgagcgAGAGAGACCTTGTATACGTCTGTCATTGTGTGCGAACGCACTCCTGTGAGAGCTGCGTGTCGGCGTATTCGCAGCACGCAATTGCGGGTGCCATCTCGCCATCTGTGTTGTGGTTGCTTTCAGGACAGAGAAAAAAGCTATTTCCCTTAATAACACCCAAACACACACGAGCGCACATGATGCTCCCTCATTACGGTTTTGATTACGAAAGCTATTAAACTGTTCAATGGACTTGTGACAAATGTAGAGTTCGTAATAACATTGCAGCAGCTTGGGGTGACTTCATATTGATTCTCAACAACATTTATAATTCCGCACACAAGACTTTGTTCGTAAGCTTTGAGGGCAAAAGaatgggaaaacaaaacaaaaaaagtagaaatCTACAGCAGGAATCTGTGTTTCATATAGTAGTGTTTAATGATTGCGAACTCCTTAGCAAGTGTATTTGGTATGGTGGGGCAGCCATGttggacaaaacattaggtacaccgcCAGATTCTTGTCTATAGGTGTCCCCAATAGGGTGGACATGTcggacaaaacattaggtacaccccggaTTCATATCTGAAGGAGTCCCAAATGGGGCGGCCATGTTGGACAAAGTATGTACACCCCGGATTCGTGTCTGTAGGTGTCGCcgacggggcggccattttgtacaaaatgttagGTACACTCCGGATTCTTGTTTGTAGGCCGTCCTCAACCCTTACTGCAGagctttttcaaaatttcaaaattaaggacattttatatattgtttgtttttctcctctcatttttacattattttaaccGATTCGAACCATTCCAAATTTAAACTGTTCATCTGATACCGCCtccattttttcaaaatgtcaaaataaaaccccaaattaccaattttttatttatttatatatctcctctaatttctacattttttttgacagattgAGAATTCCAACTTTaacatgttcagctcattccagGTCATTGTATATCATTTCATGTCATTCAATATTATTCCACATCCTTTGATATCATAACAAATCAttccacaatttttcattcagCCTCTCAGCCTTCACATACAATTTCTCTAGAAATTGCATTctccagtaaaaaaataataaaataaaaaataaatattttgaatgtgggTTTTGCCAGTGAAGACATCAGACAACAGATATGAAAATCAGACAGGCTGTTTTTGGGCAAAAAACAATTGAGAAATTGagacaagataaaaataaatcacatacaGGATATGCACACATACTAGCAGTTTCTGGTGTGTGATATGTGTGGCTGCACAGGGCGGCATTAGAAAAATGATAATActaaaatagaagaaaaaaaggtacGTGAATTACTTTTCTATTTGGATTTGTTTGTGGAATTtccaatgcattattaaatGTCAATCGCAATAACATAGTGTTTTTTCATACTCACCCTCTGTGTGAGAAAAACCCTCTGCTGTGACTTTCCACTGAATCAGCACTCCAAGCAGTGCCAGGACAGGCCACACCCCCATGATGACCCACGTGAACCAGCAGACTGGCTTCTTGGGCGCCACCTGTATTGATGACAACTgcaatattaatgttttttattgaggTGATTAATTCATctgatggacaaaaacaaacacaactgcACCAATTGCAATAATTTTGCGTTTTATAATGTTGGTGGAGTTTACATATACACTGAAATGATTCTATGTTAATTTAGAaagatacatttgtatttatatattttttgccttcTTTGCCACTAGACAAGCCAATTTATATTTGCCAGTCACAAATTACACTTTCATGCAGTATGAGTAGCACTGTATAGAAAATCAATTTCACAGTGCTACTTATTTAATTGTGAGGGTGCAAACAGAGCACATGAGTGGTCTAAAATGATTCATATGTAGAAGCCAAACAGTCCAAACACTTGATgtttaattaatcaataaagCAATTCTGCACACAGTTGAAGAACAGTTGCTGTACTAAGGCTAGAAAATCTGATGTGGTATTgaaatttaatttgttatttttaatttactggCAAGCCCAGTAAGGATGGATACGAGTTTAGCATCGGCAGGTGTAAATATAGCCTGGAGGAAGCTTTAAAGCACCCCACTACTCATTTGGGTGGGTCTAATGATTTCCTGGACAAACTGCAGTCTAACTGGCCTGTACATGACTTGATGATTCATGACGGGACGCTTGTATGACCCCTTGGCCTTCTGCAGTATTTCTTAAGCACAGCAAAAGTGTCTTAGCGCATCCCagtgaaaaaaagatgaaacgtCCGACTGCACATTACCAATGAGTCATCAAGGAGTATGTTGTGCATGCACTGTGCAAGTGCTTGATAAATAGTTATTTTCCACATCGCTCTATCTGCTTCGCTATCAGCTCATTGCTCGACAGATTTGAAAATCGAGTTTGCAGAGCTGCATTGCTCCAACCCAAATACAATACGGGTGTTATCTTTAGTTCTCAGCCAAGCAATTTACTCCCAACCTTGAATGAATAAATCCTATTTCCAGCCGGCGTgtgcaattaaaagttcaagAAACCTGAAGAAGCACCTTAAGTCTGTCGTAGACGTATTGCACCATTGCAAACAGCTCTATGAAGTAATCCACTGTGATGGTGATGATGGCGGAACCGAAGGTGGCGGTGGAGAAGGTGACGAAGCAACGCTGCCACTGAAGAGTGAGGACAGCAAACAGAGTCCCAGAACCCAGAAGAATTCCCAAAGGAACCCACACTGTTCTGGGATGGTAAAATTCCTCCATCaccttaaaaaagaaagaaaggtgaGTTCAGAGAATTGACTGTagtgtaataaaatatttactgttttcCGGATATTTTTCAAGCACGTTTACGCATACTACAAATATTTGATGGCaactttcacattcacatttgcgTCATACGGagctagaactacttcctgcttctaggaatcatgggaaatgtagtccgaCCGAACGAGCTGAGCGTTTACAATGTTACAGTGTAGACCGCAAGGttaaaaggttggataatggtgagtgcattggtTGCTTAGTGCTGTTAAGCTGTCAATCatgatagcatttagcattagctaaaataataaaacaactaGATTGACTATCAataaaatttgttataaatagtttttggtgataatttattgtatatttgaattTCAGCGAAATTTTTGTGTCCCGGTATTTAATTTTGCCTATTTCAAGGGTGTGCTTTGTGGATGAAAGTTTTACTTAAgctggaagtcaaccataaacatttcttgacaataatatgttatatgtgacctcgctagtctaaacatgactttctgattaatatctttttatccatctcaggggcggccattttgtcacttgctgtcgaggaCATCAATGTTACgcaaggctcaggcaacgaccaatcagagctcacttgttttctgaaactgtgctgtgattggttattacctgagacctgagcaacattgatgtccttgacagcaagtgacaaaatggccgccccctgatattgataaaagctGCTGTATTTTGGCTGATTcatttatattccactaacgcaatattaactagaataccatatttagactaggctgcatagaacatattattgtcaaactttttttttttgtgttgacttcttTTTAAAGAGTGTACAAATATGGAGAAGCAATATTGTAACTGTCGTCCTTACCACCAATGAAGCCACTCCAACCAACAGGCCCAGCAGCAGGCCCACCATGAACAGTCCCACACTGCGGACCAACATTGTCACCAGGCCGCACAAAGTCCCAATCCCAAGGCCGATGCCCACTGACGCCTCAATGCTGAGTTGAGTGTCCATCACCCTCTCTTTGTAGCACAGCATGAAGATGACCACCGAGCCGAACATGAGGCCGGTGAGGAACAGCACGGCCTTGAAGCATCTGTAGCCTGTGAAGAGGTAGAAAGCACACACTTCAAATCAGCATGCAAGCAAACTCCCActcataaattaatttttatgtaGGATAATATAACCATGCCACACCGAGCATGGAAATCGGGAAGGATATTGCTAAGGTTATCATGGACCTCAGCTCCCGCCCACATTTTTTGGATTCCAAATTCCTTCACTTATAGAGAAATATTATAAAATGCATGTTTAACTAAATTGTATTCCTCTGAAACACAGACTGGGTTGGTGGATGGAATGATGCAATatgcagatttatttttattatatgaaaGGGTGGCGTTGCAAATGTGGAATAAATATTAACGAAAGGTACTTGTGggctaaatgctaatgctaacggaGTATTGACTTGCGCATGTGCATATCTCGTGACATTATGGAGAAAAATGCAGAACGAAAATCATGCACGCAGACAAAATAATcgtctggcaaccagttcagagtgtaaccccgcctactgcccgatgccagctgggataggctccagcacccccgcgacccttgtgttTGATAAGCGGttacaaaaatggatggatggatggctaattCATTTTCGAATGTATTGTTATAatgtaagctaaatgctaaaaaaagaagcattttttaaacttgtttttagcatttaacaTACAagtatgtttaaatgtatttacaaatacaTAATCATAAGTATTaggccaaatgcaaaaaaaaaaaaactattttaaaattcGTTTTAGCATTTATCCTGCAagtacattcaaacatatttacaaaCACGTTTCATCATACGTATTGCGTACGTATAAACCTACGTTCAAACATGCTTGCAAATATTTTCGAATGCGCTTGCAAATGTTCGATCGTATTTGTCGGCTAAATGCCAAAATATGTAATTTCCCCCCATATATGGTGCATTGACTTATACATGCACATAAATGTGAACTCattggtataatgtaggccaaatgctaaaaaaattattattatttttctttttgtaaattgtttttaGCGTTTAGCCTACAACGACgtatttgtaaatatgtttagatggagtatgttcaaacatatttaaaatatataaattacattaaaacacacacacacacacaaaaaaaatcaaacaaatgctCCCTTTAGTTTTGAAAGCAGTATGATGTGGTGTTGGTGCAACAGCGATGATtcacagcttcttttttttttggtatttttgttcaCAGTTTCAAGAGAATAAAGCCAGCAGACTGCATGACAAGTCCTTTGTTCTTTGTGGAGTTTGTTGAGTGCTTTGTTTGAACTTGTTGGATGGGCAGCTAGCAGAAACTGCTAGCGAGATCGTCAGATCTTGTCTTTCAAACACAGACGATGGCTCATTAGAATATGGTGGGAAATCCGATAACATTGTTAGCGGTTGTGTCCAAATATGCTAATCATTTTATCATAATAAAAGGGCATGCACA
It encodes the following:
- the tmem198aa gene encoding transmembrane protein 198, whose product is MASTGRLLGLAELGLKCDQEIERRYEIVPSVVCSMSCLFGIIYCFFGYRCFKAVLFLTGLMFGSVVIFMLCYKERVMDTQLSIEASVGIGLGIGTLCGLVTMLVRSVGLFMVGLLLGLLVGVASLVVMEEFYHPRTVWVPLGILLGSGTLFAVLTLQWQRCFVTFSTATFGSAIITITVDYFIELFAMVQYVYDRLKVAPKKPVCWFTWVIMGVWPVLALLGVLIQWKVTAEGFSHTEVVLSRQQRRVQLMRIRQREERLKKENENKKKKKQQNQKSGQKQKANSLHHQQYHHPGTSHSHHVARNTQPPKVPPPQTEPGFHRKPNPKKRFEGDVLSPSYIRNFRDRQTDRRAYSHSRMMSRSRMAELDYDCGSQVPLTAPSGAPVRI